The sequence ACGGTGCCGCGGACCATCTGGTCGGCCTTGCGGGGGTCCACACCGAGACGCATCGCGACCTCGACGGTCGCGTCCATCTTGGTCTTGGAGGTCTCCTTCGCCAGCTTCGCGGCCTCGAGCGGCGCGTACAGGCGCGCCTTGTCGATGAGCTCCGCAGCCTGGCGGTATGCCTTGCTGTGCTTGGTCATGCTTCTGTCCTTACTTCAAAAACGGATCAGTGTGGTGTCAGAGCCAGCACTCGGCTCTCCCACGGGTAGTGCTGCGAACGTCAGGCGTCGACGACCGTGATGCCCATCGACCGGGCAGTGCCGGCGATGATCTTCGCGGCCTGGTCGATGTCGTGCGCGTTGAGGTCGGTCTCCTTGGTCTTGGCGATCTCGCGGACCTGGTCCCAGGTGACCTTGGCGACCTTGGTCTTGTGCGGCTCGCCGGAGCCCTTCTCCACGCCCGCGGCCTTCAGCAGCAGCTTGGCGGCCGGCGGCGTCTTCAGCTTGAAGTCGAACGACCGGTCTTCGTAGACGGAGATCTCGACCGGGACGACGTCCCCGCGCTGCGACTCGGTCGCGGCGTTGTAGGCCTTGCAGAACTCCATGATGTTGACGCCGTGCTGACCCAGCGCCGGGCCGACCGGCGGCGCGGGGTTGGCCGCACCCGCCTTGATCTGCAGCTTGATGATCGCCGCAAGCTTCTTCTTCTTGGGTGGCATTTCTTTTCCTGTCCTGTACTACGTTCCCCGCGTACCTGCCGTGGACGTGGGGACTGCGGCCGAGAAGGCCGGCCGTCAGATCTTGGAGACCTGCGTGAACGACAGCTCGACCGGGGTCTCCCGGCCGAAGATCGACACCAGGACCTTCAGCTTCTGCCCGTCGACGTTGACCTCGGAGATCGTCGCCGGCAGCGTCGCGAACGGGCCGTCCATGACCGTGACCGACTCGCCGATCTCGAAGTCGACCTCGACGGCCGGGGCACCGAGCGGCGCGGACGCGGCGGACTCGCCCTTGCTGGCCTTGGCCGGGGCTTCCTTCTCGACCTGCGGGGCGAGGAACTTCAGCACCTCGTCCACGGTCAGCGGCGACGGCCGCGAGGTGGCGCCGACGAACCCGGTGACACCCGGCGTGTTGCGCACCGCGCTCCACGAGGCGTCGTTCAGGTCCATCCGGACCAGGATGTAGCCGGGCAGCACCTTGCGCTGCACCTGCTTGCGCTGGCCGTTCTTGATCTCGGTGACCTCTTCGGTCGGGACCTCGATCTGGAAGATGTAGTCCTCGACGTCCAGGGTCTGCGTCCGGGTCTCGAGGTTGGTCTTCACCTTGTTCTCGTAACCGGCGTACGAGTGCACGACGTACCACTCGCCGGGCGCGGCGAGGAGCTCGGCGCGCAGCTTGGCGACCGGGTCCTCGTCGTCGGCCTCGGGCTCGGCGGCCTCGTCGGTCACGTCGTCATCGGCGGCGGCCTCGTCGGAAGCGCCCTCGTCAACGGAAGCGGCTTCGTCGACCTCGTCGGACACCTCGACGGGCTCCAGGTGCTCGGACTCCTCGTCACCGAGTGCTGCGTGCACCTGCTCGTCGGAAAGCTCGGTCAGGTCGTGACCGGCTGATGTGCCGTTGTCGGAGGTCACGTTCCGTCCTCTCAGTTGATCATTGCCGGGTCGGTCAGGCCGGCCCGCGCGGCACGGCGGCGGGTCAGCCGAAGATCGCGCCGATGCCCTTCTTGAACGCGAAGTCCAAGACGCTCACCAGTGCCACCATGAACACCACGAAGACCAGCACCACCGCGGTGTAGGTGACCATCTGCTTGCGGTTGGGCCAGATGACCTTGCGCAGCTCCGCCCACACCTCGCGGATGAAGCGCATCAGCCGTGCGAACACGGAGGCCTTCTTCGCCTTCTGATCCCGCTTCGGAGTCGGAGCGCCCTTGGCGTCGGGGGCGGTCTTCTCCCCCGACTTCCCGGCCGGGCGGGTCTTGTCGTCCGCACGTGCCGCGGACTTGCCCGCCGGACGAGCGGTCGCACGGCGCTCACGCCGGGCAGCGGCTGTGACGGGACGGGACGGGCTCTCGGGCTTCTGCCCGTTGCCGTCCTGCTCCTGCTCGCCGCCGCTGGCGTCGCTGTCGCTCACGACCACTCCTCCGCTCCACCAGTTCCGTTACGCAGGGGTGACAGGACTTGAACCTGCAACCTGCGGTTTTGGAGACCGCTGCTCTGCCAATTGAGCTACACCCCTGTGGAGTCCCGATCGCTCGGAGCCCCGGAGGACGCATTCCATCATCCCCACCATCCAGGCGGGGATGACCGTAGTGCGTTCCAAGTCCCGAAGTCTACGGCAAGCCTCGCGAGAGCTCGCAACCGCGCCCCCCGATCGACCGCCGAACCCCGGCCGGCCTGCGGAAAACTCTCCGCCGACGACGTGATCATGCCAGGATGTCCGCCATGACGGACACCCCCGGTCGGATGGCGGTGGCCGGGACGCGCCTCGGGCTCGCGCTGCCCCAGTACGGCACCCTCGCCGACCCCGCCGCCGTCGCGCGCTTCGCGACCGCCGCGGAGGACCTCGGCTTCGGCTCGCTCTGGGTCGGCGACCGGATCCTGACGCCCTTGGCGCCGTCGGACCTGTACCCGGGCGGCGGGACGCCGGAGCACCCGTACCCCGAGGAGTTCGAGACCTTCGCCGACCCGTTCACGACGCTGGCCACCGCGGCCGCCGTGACCCGGACGGCCCGCCTGGGGATGAGCGCGCTGACCGGCCCGGTCTATTCCCCGGTCCTGCTCGCCAGGGCCCTGACCTCGCTCGACCTGGCCAGCTCGGGACGGCTGGACGTCGGGTTCGGGCTGGGCTGGCTGCGCGAGGAGTACTTCGCGACCGGCGTTCCGTGGGAGGGCCGGGGCAAGCGGCTCGACGCGGTGCTCGACGCGCTGGAAGCGTTGTGGACCGGCGACCCGGTGGCGCACGAAGGCCCGCAGTGGCGGATCGCGCCGTCCACGGTGGGCCTGCGCCCGGCACAGGACCCGCGGCCACCGGTGCTGCTCGGCGGGTTCTCCCCGCCGGCGCTGGCCCGGGTCGGGCGCCGCGCGGACGGCTGGCTGGCCGGGTGGATGCCGAAGCAGCACCTCGACGGCCTCTGGTCGGTCGCCCGCGAAGCCGCCGAGCGGGCCGGGCGCGACCCGGGCGCACTGCGCCGGGTGCTGCGGATCAACCCGCGCCAGGGCACCGGCGTCGAGACCGCCGCCGACGTCCTCCCCTGCCTCGACGTGGCCCGTGAGCTGGGCATTTCCGAAGTGCTCGTCGACCTGCACTACGTCGCGCGGGACGTCGACCACGCGGTGGAGCTCGCCGCGGACCTCATCGCCAAGGCGACCTGACGCACCTCGCCGAATGTGACGCAAGTCTCCTTCGTCGCGCAATAGTTCTATTATAGTTAGAACTATGTTCGTCCGGATCGATCCGACTTCGACCGTCCCGCTCTTCGAGCAGGTCGCGGCGTCGCTCCGCCGTTCGCTGGCCGACGGCAGCCCCGCGCCCGGGGAGCAGTTGCCGCCCGCCCGCGAGCTGGCGGCGTCGCTGGAGATCAACGTCCACACGGTGCTGCGGGCGTACGCGGTGCTGCGCGACGAGGGCCTGATCGACCTGCGGCGACGGCGCGGCGCGGTCGTGCTCGGCGGGGCTTCGGCCCAGGCCCGGCTCGCCGAACTGGTCGCGGAACTGGTCCGCGAGGCGAAGCGCGCGGGCGTCGGCCTGGACGAACTCACCGGGGTGCTGAAGGAGAAGTACACATGACCAAGCTGATCCGGGTCCTGCTCGCCACGGCCGTGCTGCCGGGCGCCGCGCTCGCCGTCTCGGGCGTCCTCGCGGACGCGTGGGCGGGCCGGTTGCCCGATCCCCTCGCGACGCACTGGAACAGCGCGCCGGACGGCTCGACGCCGCTCGGGGTGTTCGTCACCGTGTGCCTGGCGCTCGGCGCGGCCGCCGTCCTCCTCCTCGCGACGACGGCGGTCACCGCGCTGCGCCGGGGCCGGCCGCTGCCCCGCCCGACCGTCGGCGTGGGTGCCGCGTTCGCGGCGCTGCCCTCCGCCGTGCTGCTCTCGGTGCTCGGTTCGAACCTCGACGCGCCGGACTGGCACGCGGCGCGCGGCGGCGCCTCGGTCGTGCTCTTCATGCTGGGCGCGGCCGTCCTCGGCGCCGCGGCGGCGGTCGTCGGCGGTCTGCCGGCACCGGTCCGCGAAGAGTCGGCTCGGCGGCCGAGCGTCGGGCTCGAGCCCGGCCAGCGCGCGTTCTGGTCGGGCCGGGCGGCGAACCCGGCGATGCTCTGGGCGCTCCTGCTGGTCCCGGTGGCGATCGCGTTCCTGCCCGCCGGGCTCCCGTGGCCGACGGCCGCCTGGATCGCGTTCGTCGGCACCGCCGTCGCGGCCCTGACGTACCGGCTGAAGGCGACCGTGGACGCCCGGGGCGTGACGATCCGCTTCGGCCTCCTCGGCTTCCCCTGGCGGCACCTGAAGCTGGCGGACATCCGCGAAGCCACCGCGCGCGAGCTGACGACGTTCGGCGACGGCGGCCTGGGCCTGCGGTTCAACCCGGTGACCGGCACGACGGCGTACAAGGTGCGCGGCGGGCCCGCCTTGCGGCTGGCGCTCGAAAACGGCCGGACCGTGCTGATCAGCGTGGACGACCCGGAGACCGGCGCCGGGCTGGTGAACGACCTCGTCGCCCAGCGGATCACCCGGATTGGCTAGCTCGCCGGACCCCCTCCTTCGGTAGAAACGAAGAAGTGGCGAAGAAAAGCGGTGGGGGCGGCTGTCTCGTCGTCGTGCTCGTGCTCGCACTCCTGGGCTTCGGGTACTACAAGTGGCAGCACGGCTCGTCGTCGGCGCCACCGGACGGCGCGGACACCGGCGGGGGCAGCGGCCGGTACGTGGCGCTGGGCGACTCGTACACGTCGTCGCCGCGCACCGGGCGGCAGGCGGGCACCCCGGCGGGCTGCCAGCGCTCGGACGACAACTACCCGCACCTGGTCTCGGCGAAGCTGAAGCCGGCCCAGTTCGCCGACGTCAGCTGCGGTGGCGCGACCACCGCGCACCTGACCGCCCCGCAGAAGACCGACGACGGCACGAACCCGGCGCAGCTGGACGCCGTCACCAAGGACACGACGCTGGTGACCCTCGGCATCGGCGGCAACGACGTCGGCTTCTTCGCGTACGCGGCGGGCTGCACGACGGCGCACTCGACCGCGTCACCGTGCAAGGACAAGCTGACCGCGGGCGGGCACGACCAGCTCGCCGAGCGGATCGACGCGGCCGCCCCGAAGGTCGGCGCGATCCTCGACCGCATCCACACCAAGGCCCCGAAGGCGAAGGTCGTGGTCGTCGGCTACCCGACGGTTCTCCCGGACGGCGACGGCTGCTGGCCGGTGCTGCCCTTCGGCAGCGGCGACATCGCCTACTTCCGCGAAGCGCTGGGCAAGCTGAACAAGATGCTCGAGGACCAGGCGGACAGTCACCGCGCGGGCTACGCGGACACCGCGACGCCGGGCAAGGGCCACGACGTCTGCTCCGCGTCCGACACGCGGTGGGTCGAGGGCCTGCTGCCCGCGTCGCCGGCCGCCCCGCTGCACCCGAACGCGCGGGGTGAGCAGGGCATGGCCGACGCCGTGCTGGCGGTGCTGAAGCTGCCTTAGACCCGGACGAGCGCCTGCGGCTTCCCGAGCACCGTCTTGCCGTCGAACTTCACCACGAGGTCGATCCGGGCGGTGCCGTCGTCCTTGACTTCGCCGACCTTCCCGGTGATCTCCACGAGCGCGCCCTCGGGCGTGTTCGGGACGACGACCGGGCGGGTGAAGCGGGCGCTGAAGTCGACCATCCGGCCCGGGTCGCCGAGCCAGTCGGTCACGACGCGGCCGGCCACGGCCATGGTCAGCATGCCGTGCGCGATGACGTCCGGGAGGCCGACGTCCTTCGCGAACGCCTCGTTCCAGTGGATCGGGTTGAAGTCCAGCGCCGCGCCGGCGTAGCGCACCAGCTGTTCGCGGGTGATCCGGACCTCGAGGGCGGGCAGTTCGTCGCCGGTGTTCACGCGTCCTCCCCCCGCACCACGAGCTGCGCGCGCGTGGTGGCGATGTGCGCGCCGCCGCCGTCGGTGATTTCGGCGCGCAGGTTGATGAAGTCGTTGCCCGCCCGGGCCATGATCCGGTCGATGTGGGTCGTCAGCAGCAGCGTGTCGCCGGCGTGCGCCGGGCGGCTGTAGCTGAACTGCTGGTCGCCGTGGACCATCCGCGAGTAGTCGAGGCCGAGCTCGGGGTCCGAGACGATC is a genomic window of Amycolatopsis lexingtonensis containing:
- the nusG gene encoding transcription termination/antitermination protein NusG codes for the protein MTSDNGTSAGHDLTELSDEQVHAALGDEESEHLEPVEVSDEVDEAASVDEGASDEAAADDDVTDEAAEPEADDEDPVAKLRAELLAAPGEWYVVHSYAGYENKVKTNLETRTQTLDVEDYIFQIEVPTEEVTEIKNGQRKQVQRKVLPGYILVRMDLNDASWSAVRNTPGVTGFVGATSRPSPLTVDEVLKFLAPQVEKEAPAKASKGESAASAPLGAPAVEVDFEIGESVTVMDGPFATLPATISEVNVDGQKLKVLVSIFGRETPVELSFTQVSKI
- the rplK gene encoding 50S ribosomal protein L11 — protein: MPPKKKKLAAIIKLQIKAGAANPAPPVGPALGQHGVNIMEFCKAYNAATESQRGDVVPVEISVYEDRSFDFKLKTPPAAKLLLKAAGVEKGSGEPHKTKVAKVTWDQVREIAKTKETDLNAHDIDQAAKIIAGTARSMGITVVDA
- a CDS encoding GntR family transcriptional regulator, with the protein product MFVRIDPTSTVPLFEQVAASLRRSLADGSPAPGEQLPPARELAASLEINVHTVLRAYAVLRDEGLIDLRRRRGAVVLGGASAQARLAELVAELVREAKRAGVGLDELTGVLKEKYT
- a CDS encoding SGNH/GDSL hydrolase family protein — encoded protein: MAKKSGGGGCLVVVLVLALLGFGYYKWQHGSSSAPPDGADTGGGSGRYVALGDSYTSSPRTGRQAGTPAGCQRSDDNYPHLVSAKLKPAQFADVSCGGATTAHLTAPQKTDDGTNPAQLDAVTKDTTLVTLGIGGNDVGFFAYAAGCTTAHSTASPCKDKLTAGGHDQLAERIDAAAPKVGAILDRIHTKAPKAKVVVVGYPTVLPDGDGCWPVLPFGSGDIAYFREALGKLNKMLEDQADSHRAGYADTATPGKGHDVCSASDTRWVEGLLPASPAAPLHPNARGEQGMADAVLAVLKLP
- the secE gene encoding preprotein translocase subunit SecE, with amino-acid sequence MVVSDSDASGGEQEQDGNGQKPESPSRPVTAAARRERRATARPAGKSAARADDKTRPAGKSGEKTAPDAKGAPTPKRDQKAKKASVFARLMRFIREVWAELRKVIWPNRKQMVTYTAVVLVFVVFMVALVSVLDFAFKKGIGAIFG
- a CDS encoding TIGR03619 family F420-dependent LLM class oxidoreductase, producing MTDTPGRMAVAGTRLGLALPQYGTLADPAAVARFATAAEDLGFGSLWVGDRILTPLAPSDLYPGGGTPEHPYPEEFETFADPFTTLATAAAVTRTARLGMSALTGPVYSPVLLARALTSLDLASSGRLDVGFGLGWLREEYFATGVPWEGRGKRLDAVLDALEALWTGDPVAHEGPQWRIAPSTVGLRPAQDPRPPVLLGGFSPPALARVGRRADGWLAGWMPKQHLDGLWSVAREAAERAGRDPGALRRVLRINPRQGTGVETAADVLPCLDVARELGISEVLVDLHYVARDVDHAVELAADLIAKAT
- a CDS encoding MaoC family dehydratase, whose product is MNTGDELPALEVRITREQLVRYAGAALDFNPIHWNEAFAKDVGLPDVIAHGMLTMAVAGRVVTDWLGDPGRMVDFSARFTRPVVVPNTPEGALVEITGKVGEVKDDGTARIDLVVKFDGKTVLGKPQALVRV
- a CDS encoding MaoC family dehydratase N-terminal domain-containing protein, with protein sequence MPLDESFTGRVYPPKTSYEVSREKIREFADAIGDANPLYRDPEAAKAAGYPDVIAPPTFLTIINLASINSIVSDPELGLDYSRMVHGDQQFSYSRPAHAGDTLLLTTHIDRIMARAGNDFINLRAEITDGGGAHIATTRAQLVVRGEDA